One Ostrea edulis chromosome 2, xbOstEdul1.1, whole genome shotgun sequence genomic region harbors:
- the LOC130052334 gene encoding transmembrane protein 26-like: MASTCNNQASDIALDLMTESACENIEIDEKKEAETTAVKVHSDTTNSAIKSQNFENSNSELHHGIDESVENKKSEEKFKSDQELNSHDGTNTLKEQSPDKRKGEPTKDMQVSPEVSILKNDVTESELQKDTIRKRNKSTNKTFNKRLSTLSLKSLTESIHEKANALQDVIQALLVRLLLFIHSLFCVWRAADVQKDDIFWLLAFSNFFLGIEALYTCYYRKGKDPKWICPCFVLYLLGTIPAIWLLQLDMLDRKFNANITTSNSTTEELSSFYGVKLIPISLDAETWASILQQLLLFVLVVGRMLLPRGHLTRDELSQTLFIFIGSGSDVMEFFVVFEDPIFYTNTGLKYATLIIWSISLIQFVFVIAVAKGPKRFRLGTMVEEEDREHKNFGAELWGLLISITFMDGPYFGLRVYAITVHKVLSFGILFFTCKNMLMLILLFYRLFIVGMKIRSSRKTETPKGLKF, translated from the exons ATGGCTTCCACCTGTAACAACCAAGCGAGCGATATTGCTTTGGATTTGATGACGGAGAGTGCATGCGAGAATATCGAAATTGATGAGAAAAAAGAGGCTGAAACAACTGCAGTAAAAGTGCACAGTGATACGACAAATTCCGCgataaaatcacaaaatttcGAGAATTCTAATTCTGAATTGCATCATGGAATAGATGAATCTGTGGAGAACAAGAAATCTGAAGAAAAGTTCAAATCTGATCAAGAATTAAATTCTCACGACGGAACAAACACACTGAAGGAACAATCCCCTGACAAAAGAAAGGGAGAGCCAACTAAAGACATGCAAGTTTCACCTGAAGTCTCCATTCTCAAGAACGATGTAACAGAATCTGAACTGCAAAAGGATACGATTCGAAAAAGGAACAAGTCGACAAACAAAACTTTCAATAAACGTCTGTCTACACTGTCGTTGAAATCGTTGACCGAAAGTATCCACGAGAAAGCCAACGCTCTCCAAGACGTTATTCAGGCGTTGTTAGTTCGTCTGCTTCTTTTTATCCATAGTTTGTTCTGTGTTTGGAGAGCAGCAGATGTCCAGAAGGACGACATTTTCTGGTTACTGGCATTCAGCAACTTCTTCCTCGGTATCGAAGCCCTGTATACGTGTTACTACAGAAAAGGAAAAGATCCCAAATG GATATGCCCCTGTTTTGTCCTGTATTTGCTGGGAACGATACCTGCTATATGGCTCCTACAGTTGGACATGCTGGATAGGAAGTTTAATGCCAATATTACAACATCCAATTCTACAACAGAGGAATTGTCTTCATTCTATGGG GTAAAATTAATTCCTATATCTCTTGATGCCGAGACATGGGCATCCATTTTACAGCAGCTGCTTTTATTTGTCCTTGTTGTTGGGCGAATGTTGTTGCCACGGGGTCATCTAACGCGTGACGAATTATCGCAGACACTCTTCATTTTCATTGGATCTGGATCAGATGTCATGGAATTCTTCGTCGTGTTCGAAGATCCTATTTTCTACACGAACACGGGGCTGAAATATGCCACTCTCATAATCTGGAGCATAAGTTTAATACAGTTCGTGTTTGTGATTGCAGTAGCCAAGGGGCCTAAAAGATTCCGCTTGGGAACCATGGTCGAGGAAGAGGATCGTGAACATAAGAATTTTGGGGCCGAATTGTGGGGTCTCCTGATATCAATCACTTTTATGGATGGGCCATATTTCGGTCTTCGCGTCTATGCTATAACCGTGCATAAAGTGTTGAGCTTTGGAATTCTGTTCTTCACGTGtaaaaatatgttgatgttaATTCTATTATTCTATCGATTATTCATCGTTGGTATGAAAATCAGATCCAGTCGAAAAACAGAAACACCAAAGGGCCTAAAGTTTTAG